The nucleotide window GGAATAGGAGCATactgttttacaaacatcttgtGTAGAACTAGTTTGACCAGTTCCTGACAGGGAGACCCGTCTACAATTAGCAATTAGAATGACTAGTTTACTTTAATTGTCTTCACAGTACCAAACCGTCAGTGACTCTCAGCGCGGATGAATCCATGGTAATCTGTTTACACCCAGAAGCCAAATTTCCCTATGAGTGCACAAAGGTATGACAAgccttgtaaaaaaaatttagccataattttttttttaatttaattttatttcatttttttttttttatttttttttttttttgtaattttatttcacatttggTTAATGTATctatgtaaataaattaaattttcttcttCCCCAATTCTGCAGCCAATGCCAAGAGACACTGCAGACATGTCAAAAGTAAGTCTCACATTGTCATatagtttaaaataaaaagtaaagaaTCAGTTATATAATTATTACGTTACTAAAAAAAATAGTGCTATTTCAACTTGCATGTCAGTTACCGCTATCTATTTATCTTGtatgtataggaaaaatatgATTCACTCAGTTCGGTATTCTCAGTGTCAATAGATATTTGACTTGCACATTTATTAAGATGGTCTCTTGTATATTTATGGGACAGTGTATAAcaagatgaaaattttattcgCTAAACAGTACCCAGAACAGATGGTAAGGGGACATGGAGAAAATAAGGGAGTTACGCCCATTAATCTCAGCGGGATCCCGTAAAGGGAAACAACTTTTCAAAACATGTAATTATCTACCGGTAAATGATTGAAGTGTATCAATGTCTGAATTGAAGGATATTCcaattatacaattattgtGGGTAattatttagattaataatgagatacCAGATAGAATCCTAATCTATCGGTTTTATTCGCACGGCCACCACGCGATTTTcgaatatacattgtatttgatcATCCTTTCTTCACTGCTAAACAATGTTTAATTGTAATGTGTGAGGGAGGGTGGCTTTATTGTTTTTATAGACTAATGATATAATTCAAACATACTTTTTGATTTAgtacccccacccacccacccgcGCGCGATATTTGGAAGGTGGACAGTACACACGGTTTATCATTCTGTCTGATTTCAGGGCGATTCCCCGTTGAAGATTCAATATCTACAAGACCACAAATTAAGACACAGGCCGGATGGTCCTACTGTGTCAGAGCTGGCCAACATCTTCTACGACACCAAACATCAGTTTAACCCCAAGTAAGAAACTCTTCTGTTGCCCGACGCTAGGATTTTAAATCTTGCCGAAAACTTAAGTCAGAATATTGAGATGCTTTATATTAACCAGAGAACTGAAAGTCTAAATCTGTACTCTGGTGACGTCATTttattaaggaggaataacacccCCAGAGAAATCTGAGATGAATGGAAAATAGAGGATATgtgcaataatattttgaaattgaaaacttttatatttaccaaattACCGTATGTagttaaaatatacaaatttagaAGAAAGTACTCTGGAACAAACTAAAAACTGCACTAGACTCCAACCcgcaatctacagatcagcaatCGACATGTAATTCTCCCGATTAATTAGATTTAAGAGGAATATGCATGTATTactgatatttgtatttttatttttcataatgaAGTCGGCCATTATAACATTGTATTGGActtttaactacatgtagttgagAGTTTTAGCGCAGTTTACAGAAAACTTAGGTTACATGGATATTGGCAATTCGACTAGTATAGAGTACATTTACTTGACCATTGGACCAAggtttttcctttcaaatctgTAAGGCTGTTTATATTGCCCCTTTTATGcggaaaaaaaattgtacctccaaacaaggggggggggggtccttagTGTACGTATTTGTCCTACGACGTAAAAATTATTGTGGTACACATTCTATTGAATATGAAAGTTGAGAATAAATATCTTCGTAAAATaataaggaaaatcttcttccAATGGTCGAGTGCCTGTGGAGAATTATGGCACAGTTCACAGAAAACGGCCGGTATACTGAACGGTTTGATTTGTATACAACTTTAATCCGGTCtgcagatatttttttcttcaggaAACCGGGGCCTAGTCTCTTTCAATGTTCCCATGGTGTTCTTTTCCCTACTTTCTTTGGatgattaaatattttgtgttggaaaaatattgaatacaCACAAGAAACGTAATTTCCAGATGTATACAGGTTCTGTTCTCAAAAACTGTGGAAACATTCACCTGATAATGATTTAGAATCTGTCGGACATTTTTAAgattcatatttatttttctttctttcagaCAGAGACAGAGGAGAAGAATGCGAAATATCCCCCCGCCGGATCGCGAAAGCATATGAGactgtgtattttaaaattgaagaTTAAAACGCTACAAAACAAGAAGAATGTTTGTGTTTATAAGATAGATTGGTCACCTTACAATAAATGTTTATAGCATCTTAAGATAGACCAGTTCCTCTGCATCCTTACACTTTCCTTTGcatattaaatttaaaaagttgaagCCAGATATATTTAATTCGTCACTGTCACAAGAATTGGGACCTGCATCGCTCACTTTTCTACATGGGCTCTAAATTTGATGGGTACAGATTATTTTGGTAACAGCCTTCGATCTCTTGTTAAGCAGGGGTGCGGCATGGGAAATACTTACGGTCGcttttgtttatatatctatacaGGGTTTTAATTGATTTGAAGAATTTCCAGGTCGATAAACATATGGTTGGATTGTCTGAATCGGTTAAATATTTACAGTAtgcatgaaattaaaaattgcACCGACTTTCAACATTGGAAATTTAAAAGTTACTTGCACATTCTACCACAGGGGCTATTGAAGTTTAAAGAGTTTATtaaagtatgaggaagtaagtagcgtgtAAATGATGTGACATTTtgattgacaggtccgaaatattccacactagtctgaatttcgctgctgtcataggcgagaaaccaCCCGGTGatctggaccggtaaatgtcctagtaaaagtAAACACGTggaatcgagagaacgatgacgtatatctctgTTTTATTAAGAACCTGTAGCTTGAAATTTGGcgtgcaagtagttaaaacattaatctacgCAAGGAGACCGGCAAATTACGCATATCACAACTAGTTTAAGATTTCTTAGGCATTTAAAGCGAGGGAatagttttttggtttttttatctgggtcagagttagacccctttctatatatatggtatcacagagttcggacccaaaacgggcttaacCCTGCCTTGCACTAATCATGAGTGCCTTTGCCCTACGTGTCATTAACTTATCAAGAATTTTAAGATAACTTCGGATATAATATGATAAAGACCATACCTTTATCCTGTCTTTCAGTACACTGGTTTTAATCAAGCTGGCTTTGGATGTTAACAgcatatgaatattttgaatttagacTATCAAGTATTTATATAGtgtgggttcgaatttactaatAAGTATTACTCATTAAGAGTTAATTTGAACCCAGGAGACATAATTGCCCGTAGTATAGACCACTGACGCTGATATCCGTAGGGGTCCTTAATTACTATACAACGGAGCACTCGTATGTGATAATTAGACCCCCAAGCGATAAGTGTCTCTGGGATAGAGGGATCGAGTGGTGCCCCGAGAAGGGAGGAAATACGTGATCTTTACAaacaatttaattcaatttttcattGTCCTTGAGTTATATTCCATTCGTCACCGGAAAACATTCAGTACATGTGTGTACACAATATATTTAATTGTTATAGGTAACAACGGGTGAGTGAACAGGGGAAGATAGAAGGAGAAATTACTAATATAATATAATCACATTATGAGTTACACATGTCATCAGAAAATTATTATAACTACATTATTGACTTAACAACGCTAAACTTCGTTTTTCACAGCTTGTACTAAAACAGAATTCCCAAGTTATTGAGTTTAGTATTGTCTATATTAAGAAGTTGGTCAATTTATAGACACCTGGAGTGGATTTTACAAAAGAATTTACGACTTCcgacaaattttacatactggatttttcaactttattgtaaatcattcactccgaatgcaaaatattttctaaagaaaatattgaaaatttagcctcagaaaagttttaattcattcattcaaagtaataactgtataatacaATTTAACACTTGCTACTTTGTCGTAGGTTGTTTTGTGAAACAGGCCCCTGGATTTTTGTTATGgggaattttaaatatatttctcaaatcaatataaaatggATATTCCAGGACAAAATGAAActcattttctttatcattattATGTTACATGATTTACAAatccccccccaccccaccccaccccgtTTAAGTTGATAAATCGTTTGAGATATGATTGTAAACAAAGGCTATATCTattaaatgttgaaaataaaaaccactCTTTGGTGAACTTGAAAGCGGCAACATTAGATTTTGCTTGGAAATATCCAATATATCCTGAACTGAATTATCTTTTCTTATGATCTCTGATTATCTTGTAATTTTGAAGTTGATTCGCAGGCAACTCGTGAAACAAATATTCCAAACCGATGCTTGACAAACCAGGTCTTACATTAACAATCCAGCTGTCATCGTTTGCAACACTATTTCAAAATACAGTTATTCGTGGTTTAATTTTCAACcagaatttaagaaaaaaattcttaattttcTTCTACTGTAAAGTGGGAATATACCAAGCTCACAATATACCATACTATTGTTAGTTCTATTGTTTACCCCTAACGTTActtttttgtacaaaaagaaAGATGCACCTTTTTAATGCCCGGTGCTTTATGAAAACcccaaatttcacatgcatagGAAAGAATACTGTGTACATAAGTATTGAATATTTACCATTGTGATTTAACAGTAAAATAATGATTTCTCTAGGTATTGGATACCGCAAGAAGTGCTTCACGTCCTTATTCTGCAGCAAGTTTTTGTGtttcaaaaaaaattctataatgattaaaCAACATTCCTAAATCAAATGTATTTACAACTTCACGGCACTGATTATTACACACCCATTTctcagtttcaaatattttcccactatttGTAAAAATAACGATCTTGGTTTTTTGACACATTCACTATTAAATCTCAATTATTAGAACAATTATAGAGAATAGTTAACATGCTTTGTAACCCTGAAGGTGTCTCCAATATAATTACCACGTCGTCAGCATGCATTATTAGagaaatgtttaatttgataaGTGGACAATTGTTACTAACGAAATATATCACAAATCATTGACATAAAGAGCAAAAAGTAATGGTGATAACACTTCGCCCTGCGTAAAACCCATTTCATTGCTAAAATATTTGCTGAAAACCCCATTGTATTTTTACATTATGATTTTACACTGTTGTACAAAGATTGGATGACTTGAAGCAGTTTTTCTCGAATActaacattaaacaatatgaacCCTAACTTATACCAATTGATAAAGTCAAACGCCATTTGAAAATATACAGAACCAACAATATAaaggttgtttgtttttttttacgtgTATTAAAATCGCGGTTTGTTTGACACAACCATTACAATCAGGTAGGAATTATTATACCGAGTCTTCACTGTTCATGAAATGCTCACAGTAGTGTGTCTCATAGAAAAAGAATTATTATACGGAGTCTTCACTGCTCATGAAATGCTCACAGTAGTGTGTCTCATAGAAAAGGAATTATTATACCGAGTCTTCACTGTTCATGAAATGCTCACAGTAGTCATAGAAAAGGAATTATTATACCGAGTCTTCACTGTTCATGAAATGCTCACAGTAGTCATAGAAAAGGAATTATTATACCGAGTCTTCACTGTTCATGAAATGCTCACAGTAGTCATAGAAAAGGAATTATTATACCGAGTCTTCACTGTTCATGAAATGCTCACAGTAGTCATAGAAAAGGAATTATTATACCGAGTCTTCACTGCTCATGAAATGCTCACAGTAGTGTGTCTCATAGAAAAGGAATTATTATACCGAGTCTTCACTGTTCATGAAATGCTCACAGTAGTGTGTCTCATAGAAAAGGAATTATTATACGGAGTCTTCACTGCTCATGAAATGCTCACAGTAGTGTGTCTCATAGAAAAGGAATTATTATACCGAGTCTTCACTGCTCATGAAATGCTCACAGTAGTGTGTTTTGGCTTGTAGATTTGGGGATATAACTAAATGTGGAAACAAATCCTTAATGAAGTTACAACTTACAGTCtcaatttaattttcatctCAATTTAGCTTTTATATTCTcgatttaatttttatattctcAAGCAAATTCAGATCTCGTTCAATATTttagcatttaaaaaaataggtATGTTGGTTGAATGGttgtatattgattaacgtGTAATGATTAACTTCCCGCTCGAGAATCACCATTGCTgcaaagggctgcaaaatttttgacctacactcggcgcttacggcctttgagaagggggagggggtctcTATTgtgccacgcctgctgtgacatgggacctcggtttttacggtctcctccaaaggaccgctccatttagtcgcctcttacgacaagcaaggggtactgcggacctattctaacccggattcccacgaaagcttttttaaaaaaagtaaagaaaTGGGTGTTTTAACTGCATAACTATAACGAAGAACGTCACACGAACTCAATGGGGATGGAGGTCATGCTCGTGACTTTTACCTCAAactctcagagagagagagagagagagagagagagagagagagagagagagagagagagattcataTTTATGATCACTATTGCTAATTACTGgtacataaatttcatttctgcgAGGGGATCAATTGTACAGGCCAAGAAAAAAGGTTAGTGAACCTTTGAGATAAATTTCCtttgacagacggacggatgagATTACCTCTCTTGAGTCTTTTGttaaacggggggggggggggggtgtcttagTAAGTTTGAAGGCAGTTGGGGAGAGATAAAAACTTAAGACTTTTATTGACCGTCTACCTAACCATCCTCACAACGCCAGGGGATCACGGACACGAGTGGACTCAGGACCCCTGACATTGTGAGAATGTTACCTAACCATCAGACCAGGAAGGGATATGTACGGTGTGAACTGTGGTAACCCGTGTCCTCGTAGGATGCAAGAAATGTGGTATACCGTGTCCTCGTAGGACGCAAGAACTGTCAAATTATCTCATGATGAATTCTTAACTTATAATTACAGTATTCATAACGtgcaattagaactagtttataTTTCATAAGACAGATAATTAATGCTTTAGATAAAGGTATCATTAAGAGGGAGCTGGATTGGATTTCACAGGGGGCTTGGTAAGTCACAGTAGTTGTTTTAAAATtggattggggggggggtgaagaaAGAGTCGTTTACTGAcgattttaaaaacaagagaaacttaataaaactacgttagaacGAGAgtaatataagccttttggcttgtttttCAATCTATTGAATGTATAAGACATTGCTTGTAAATATtgttatcaaattatttacgaataaatattgttttaaactAAACCAAACTAAAATTACGTTGATAATCGCTGTTAGGGTAAAATATAAGGATGAATTATTCATAggaagacaataattatttaattaccaaaattacacattcatgtggctgttttgaggttaaaaagtgtttgaaatagtTAAATACTGGTTTTAttactgatatatgtatatatataatatagatcaaatttcattgaatttaaattttattgacaaaatgaCAGTTAAAGCCCCTTTAAGCTTCATTTGTAAATCAGGGATGGATCCTAACAAATTCTTGAAGAGAGTGTGACCCATATcgatacccccctccccccccccgaAACACCATTTTTGAACTTCGAAAGTTCAAACACAGGAGGATTCCAATCCATGTATCCCCTCTAGATCCGTAACGAAAAATCAGAGCAGTTTCTAAAGAAAGCCagtaaataatttctaaaaagtttttaaaatgagTATGAAGAATTTCTTTTTGTGTCATGCATGTACACTAATTCACATTTAGACAGTTAAAATGTCATTTGCGTTGACCTTGACAGGAAAAACTGCAGAAAACATGAGAATGGTGTTGAATTTAATGTTGTTTAAGATTCGCTTGATCTAGTCTGTCGTTTTCGTGATCGTTTCAGACAATGCTGCGCATGTCCCGACCATGAAAGGATGAAACAACAACTCGCAAGGGgccgagatcaaaagatcgacgTCCGATGTAAATCTAAGTTCTAATAGTTAGGGGGAGTTTCtatcatccgacatcgattacactttcgtagaaaaagaaaaaaagacaagcgactgttaaaaaccacataataaaattacatttcaatgaacatttaatagtttaatgtacactttcatttgtgaatacacagtagaaaaggtacatacagtgttatttatactcgtatgtttttttccttttattaaatttgttgtaacatttatcatatttaaTTAAAgcggaaaggggggggggggttgaaaaCTGtggatttagttttttgtcagacattgatcTCGCCTCTAAGTGATaggaaaataaacaaagaataCGTTCGTATGAAATTTATTGACCACGCACTGTGTAACCATGGTAACGGGTACTTTTAATGtgaaacgaaacaaaatgaaatgaaacgaaacTTACTGAAAAGAAACGAAATCAAATAAACATCTTACAAAGCATTACGAAacaaaacagattgtataaccgaactctttaatcataatgatataaaatgGTAATATGGGCGAGTATCTCAGGCCCTGTGAAAGTTGACACCTTTGATGTAATCTTTCGGGTGGATTGATACATTTTTAAGCGGTCTATCGGTTAggataaaaagaattatttgaagaagccgGTGTCTGAGAAAGTAGAAAGAAAGAGCACGCTACAACATCGTATTTGTCTACCTTGTTTAACCAACAGTATCCACATAGGTACGTacatttgtctttagagcaaaaactTCTGAAACAGGTATTTTTGACAAAAGGCGAATCCAGTGCCACGGCGATACTTTCCAGACCCCCTCGTTTAGTGCGCTTTCCCGGACTTCCGACCTGTAACTCCGTTCTGTATGTACATGGTTTCAAGaacgcggggggggggggggggggggggggggggtagtagttAAAAAGAGggcaatattttaaaagttggaaatgGGCCGGGAGCTAAGCATGAAGTGAATATTCAAATTATATTAAGTATGCAATTCGGATCTTCAAATTTCAGAACGGGAAGGGGGTGGATGGGGGTGGATAGACCAGAGGTCTGGTGAAACACCCTAAAtgaaggggaggggggtacCGGCACTGGATCCGCTTAAAAATGTACCAAACAACCGGAAAGACCACATCAATGGTGAGGCGACTTCCATTTATATGTGACAATTTTCACAGGGGCCTGAGATGCTCATCCGACATCCATATTACCAGTTTGGTTATATTCTTGTAATCGGTTTCCTTTCGTTCTGTTTCGATTTGATTTTGCTTCGATATAGGTTTGGTTTCGGcaggttttgttttgtttcgcGCTTTACAGATAGCCCCTGTGTAACAAATCCTATTTTAGTTTGCTTGGTGCGCGATTTTCATTATCCCAAATGCATAATTTTCAGGTGCTCAATTTTGAGTACCGGTACATTATATGCACGGTTTTTAGTAATTCAGATGCATGTTCACGATTTTCAGTATACCAGATTTATGATTTTCAATACCTCAGGTGCATGGTTTTTTTCCCTTCAGTATACCGGGTACGCGATATTCAGTATGTAACGTGCGCAATTCTAATTAAGTATACCAGATGGACGATTCTAAGTATATCAGACGCATGATTTTCAGTATATCAGACGCACGATTTTAAGCATACCAGACGCACGATTTTCAGTATACCAGATGCACGATTTTAAGCATACCAGATCCACGATTTTCAGTATACCAGACGCACGATTTTCAGTATACCAAATGCACGATTTTAAGCATACCAGATGCATGATTTTAAATATACCAGATGCACGATTTTATGTATACCAGATACACGATTTTAAGTATACCAGATGCACGATTTTAAGTATACCAGACGCACAATTTTCAGTATACCAGATGCACGATTTTCAGTATACCAGATGCACGATTTTCCGTATACCAGATGCACGATTTTAAGCATACCAGACGCACGATTTTAAGTATACCAGATGCACGATTTTAAGCATACCAGATGCACGATTTTAGATATACCAGATGCACGATTTTAAATATACCAGATGCACGATTTTAAGTATACCAGACGCACGATTTTAAGCATACCAGACGCACGATTTTAAGTATACCAGATGCACGATTTTAAGCATACCAGATGCACGATTTTAGATATACCAGATGCACGATTTTAAATATACCAGATGCACGATTTTAAGTATACCAGACGCACGATTTTCAGTATACCAGACGCACGATTTTCAGTATACCAGATGCACGATTTTAAGCCTACCAGATGCACGATTTTAAGCCTACCAGATGCACGATTTTAAGCCTAATAGATGCACGATTTTAAGCCTACCAGATGCACGGTTCTAAGTACACCAGGTCGGCGATGTTCAGCTAGTATCCTGGTATGTGAATTGATTGTAACGTCAGGTACCGGTGTCCACTAACCTTATACCGTGTTTAATAATGTCCAATATAACGTTTACCTTGTAGAAAGTGAAAAATATCAAGGTATATTCTCGTGTAAATGTAGCCGAttgttcggggggggggggggggggatggatGAACACAAAAAGTTTTCTTTGTTCAATTCAtctatcttttttaaaaagtagccTTAACTTTTGGCGAATATTCTAACGTATATATTACGGAGGGGGtgggattggggggggggggggggggactccgCAGTCAGGACATCAACACCCCATATGCAACATCTAATTTTGAAGATTTAGTCTATACTGAACGTATTTTCTACCTCGAATGATGAAGAAAAGAACATGTGTTTTCGTAACATTttgtaacattttaaaagtttagATCGACCATTAGTGGACGTAAGCTTTTGATTGTAAGATCTCAACGCAAATCGgatgatgtttttttttttcagttggaTTATCAAATTGGGCGGAGGTGTTTGCAACAACTGCAAGACGTACATCTTCTTTGTCGTTAGTTTCAGAAACCCTTATCATGCCTTCTTTCCGTGCAGTAATAGATTTAACCAGATAATGGATCCTTTTTGCAAAAATTGGAAATGAACTCGCCTTGTCTGATGCCGAAGCGGGGGAAAATCAACACCCTAGTTAACACCCCAACTGTTCCTTTAGACGCGGTTAAATTGGTTTCATGTGATCATGTTTCTGAATGATTCAGGAAGGGGATTCCAAAGTTTCGCAGACTCGTATCTGAATAATTTCAAACCATATTTGGTTGTCTTTACTTTTGGCAGAATTACAGTTTTTGTATAAATCTAAACGAATGTGGTGTTTCtttgatttgaataaaattcTGTAGGTAGGCTGGAATTTCAttattaaaaatctttaaacactCTTAATGGTTCCAATGCGTTTAAATCTTAGGTAAGGTAACTTTCTGAACAAGATAACTATAAGAGTTCTTATAATCATCATATGGatacaagatattttatcaacCAATCAAGGACCACGGAAGGCATTGTTGACAAAGGAAGTATAATTCAAACATTGTTTCTTTACATACGAAACGTAGATACAGTGTATTTATATCTAGGTCCTTGTTTATTATGGATATCTCGGAGGTTAGTGATTAATGTCTAGTTTGTCGGGTATGTGAACTATACAATGGAAAACGTGATGATTTACATAATGGCAATGCATTTACACGAGTGAGTTAATTAAGATCGTACCAAAACTGACCTGTAATCTTAGGTTTTGCTTGTATCTTcttaaattcattaatttgataatgaaatatccGATTCTGATTCTTTATTTGCGTGAGCCACAGGCTCATTGGATATCATATGtacataaatacaattacaaaaccagtggcggatttaaaggggggggcagccggcgcccccccccccccctcccctcccccatAAAGTTTCAAACTTAAgataaatcgtggtatcttgttcagaaaaatgtactaaacaatgtaagaagcaataatttcttccactcccgaaaaataaatgacaaaatctattgatttcttgaattacttaattttttccaaaagcCCTTAGAAGTtacgtcattttattaatttcacctcagaaaaattatagaaaatagtacaaaagactaaataggagatatataagccctataaaatctgtaaaatccaggagcttccggggctTTGCCCCCTGGCCCCCTACCAAGGCTTTGCCCCacaccccctgcctcataaagtggcgcccccctccccctcccgtaaccgcatttcctggatccgcccctgaaaacAATCCATGATACTAATATCTAAAGATGTTCTGAATCAACTAATATAATCCATGGCATGTATTTGGcatattctgaaaaatatgGTAGACATCCAATATATTGGAGGTCTGGGAATCTAAACCTTGAATGTgtttactttgtgatatttaaCTGTCATAAAGTAACTGGCAACTTTTGCTGTGTGGCTAGTAGAGATCTGATATTTGGACACCT belongs to Ostrea edulis chromosome 7, xbOstEdul1.1, whole genome shotgun sequence and includes:
- the LOC125655144 gene encoding 39S ribosomal protein L42, mitochondrial-like codes for the protein MAASLQRIRLSFSVLKNLRIHSTSNGTIHRRLKSSKTEEHEQQSFLESTKPSVTLSADESMVICLHPEAKFPYECTKPMPRDTADMSKGDSPLKIQYLQDHKLRHRPDGPTVSELANIFYDTKHQFNPKQRQRRRMRNIPPPDRESI